A single window of Sphingobacteriales bacterium DNA harbors:
- a CDS encoding tetratricopeptide repeat-containing sensor histidine kinase, with protein MDSLNIALKKTKVDTVKAETYLEMSYQALMNGDIDKGLLIVDTAENIAKKAKWNIGITTAHRYKANMYTAKGDNVNALKFFKLSLKESEKNKDSLGVILSNYSIGAIYQRESNLPKATEYFLKGIDLSKQINSDDQMAMGYYSISVILFIQFDLNKSKEYVNRALAIFNRKQDADYVYWQAQAYEILGTVYLKEKKNDSAIYYFNKSLEKNKAANFVEGIGRLNVQLTSAYENNPKIQLQYTEEATKIFEAYGDNLYKIYNDGNRGLVYKNLYFHPELIKTLPDSLQLSKSEFATKADYYLNYAINKSRELKYSDLEIQFLKPYAQLLADQKKYAKAIEYYEAFVTLNDSVYSQDLKNQIAGLESKREIETRDKQLQINQLQLDKNRSERIILFCGLAALLIIGTLLYYQNRTRKKTNDTLRKLNAELDKANQLKARFFGILSHDLRSPIASLVNYLQLQENSTENLPAEIRNECNLQIKNSANDLLNNMESLLTWSKSQMQNFNPQKKQVSVDDLYAYIQKFYSESNINNIKIHYINIENLTVNTDENYLQTIMYNLTANAVKALKNTENAEIIWNAKREHNQIVLSITDNGSGIKSEQVENLFTEKTTANTKTGFGLHIIRDLANAIQCKIVHENNIPNGTIFKLYL; from the coding sequence ATGGACTCTTTAAATATTGCTTTAAAAAAAACTAAAGTAGATACTGTCAAGGCAGAAACCTATTTGGAGATGAGTTATCAAGCTCTAATGAATGGTGATATAGATAAAGGTCTACTAATTGTAGATACTGCAGAAAACATTGCTAAAAAAGCAAAATGGAATATAGGGATTACTACTGCGCATAGATACAAAGCAAATATGTATACGGCAAAAGGTGATAATGTAAATGCATTAAAGTTTTTTAAATTGTCATTAAAAGAAAGTGAAAAAAATAAAGACTCACTTGGTGTGATTCTAAGTAATTATAGCATAGGTGCCATTTATCAACGAGAAAGTAATTTGCCTAAAGCGACTGAATATTTTTTAAAGGGAATAGATTTGTCAAAGCAAATAAATAGTGATGATCAAATGGCTATGGGCTATTATTCAATATCTGTCATTCTTTTTATACAATTTGATTTGAATAAATCTAAAGAATATGTAAACAGAGCATTAGCTATTTTCAATAGGAAACAAGATGCTGATTATGTATATTGGCAGGCACAAGCCTATGAAATATTAGGAACTGTATATTTAAAAGAGAAAAAAAACGATTCTGCAATTTATTATTTTAATAAATCACTTGAGAAAAATAAAGCTGCAAATTTTGTGGAAGGTATTGGTAGATTGAATGTACAACTTACATCAGCTTATGAAAACAATCCAAAAATACAACTACAATACACAGAAGAAGCAACCAAAATTTTTGAAGCATATGGTGATAATCTTTATAAAATATACAATGATGGTAATCGTGGCCTGGTTTATAAAAATCTATACTTTCATCCAGAATTAATTAAAACATTGCCAGATAGCCTACAACTGTCAAAATCAGAATTTGCTACTAAAGCAGATTATTATTTAAACTATGCTATCAATAAATCAAGAGAACTAAAATACTCAGACCTTGAAATACAATTTCTAAAACCTTATGCGCAATTGTTGGCAGACCAAAAAAAGTATGCAAAAGCTATTGAATATTATGAAGCATTTGTTACGTTGAATGATTCTGTTTATTCTCAAGATTTAAAAAACCAAATTGCTGGCTTAGAAAGTAAAAGAGAAATAGAAACACGCGATAAACAATTACAAATTAATCAACTACAATTAGATAAAAATAGAAGTGAACGCATTATACTTTTTTGTGGACTTGCTGCCTTATTAATTATTGGAACTCTATTGTATTATCAAAATAGAACCAGAAAAAAAACAAACGATACTTTGCGAAAGTTGAATGCCGAATTAGATAAAGCTAACCAACTAAAAGCAAGATTCTTTGGTATCCTCAGTCACGATTTGCGAAGTCCGATTGCAAGCTTAGTCAATTATTTGCAACTACAAGAAAATAGTACAGAAAATTTGCCTGCTGAAATTAGAAACGAATGTAATCTACAAATAAAAAACTCTGCCAATGATTTGCTCAACAATATGGAATCATTGCTCACGTGGAGTAAATCGCAGATGCAAAATTTCAATCCACAAAAAAAGCAAGTTTCGGTAGATGATTTGTATGCATACATTCAAAAATTTTATTCAGAAAGCAATATAAATAATATAAAAATACATTATATAAATATAGAAAATCTCACAGTAAATACAGACGAAAATTATCTGCAAACTATTATGTATAATCTTACAGCGAATGCCGTAAAAGCATTAAAGAATACAGAAAATGCGGAAATTATTTGGAATGCAAAAAGAGAGCACAACCAAATTGTATTGTCAATAACAGACAATGGTAGTGGAATAAAAAGCGAACAGGTAGAAAATTTATTTACAGAAAAAACGACAGCCAACACCAAAACAGGGTTTGGCTTACACATTATACGAGATTTAGCAAATGCCATACAATGCAAAATTGTTCATGAAAACAATATACCTAATGGTACTATCTTTAAGCTTTATTTGTAA
- a CDS encoding helix-turn-helix transcriptional regulator: protein MKTKNKNITTFSEHLEKQYGKIGTAKRTEFEIKAKAFAIGEVIKEERHLAKLTQEQLAEKTGTKKSFISRIENGHSDIQLSTLYRLLENGLGRKISLTIS from the coding sequence ATGAAAACAAAAAATAAAAATATCACGACATTTTCAGAACATCTTGAAAAACAATACGGAAAAATTGGAACTGCAAAAAGAACCGAATTTGAAATTAAAGCTAAAGCTTTTGCAATTGGCGAAGTTATCAAAGAAGAAAGACATTTAGCAAAGTTGACTCAAGAACAATTAGCCGAAAAAACAGGAACAAAAAAAAGTTTTATTTCAAGAATTGAAAATGGACACAGCGACATTCAACTTTCAACTTTGTATCGACTTTTAGAAAACGGACTTGGAAGAAAAATTTCGTTGACGATTTCATAA
- a CDS encoding type II toxin-antitoxin system RelE/ParE family toxin → MEEIRQIIFYKNFFYEFFNEQTEKVRTKIDEVLFIISVVERIPIKFFKKIEGVKDLYEIRIEYESNIYRIFCCFDKGKVVVLFNGFQKKSQKTPTKEIDKAIKIMNEYFNEIKTE, encoded by the coding sequence GTGGAAGAAATAAGACAAATCATATTTTACAAAAACTTTTTCTATGAGTTCTTTAACGAACAAACAGAAAAAGTAAGAACTAAAATAGATGAAGTCTTGTTTATTATTTCAGTAGTTGAACGCATTCCAATTAAGTTTTTCAAGAAAATTGAAGGTGTTAAAGATTTATATGAAATTCGTATCGAGTACGAAAGTAATATCTACAGAATATTTTGCTGCTTTGACAAAGGAAAAGTAGTTGTTTTATTTAACGGTTTTCAAAAGAAATCTCAAAAAACACCAACTAAAGAAATAGACAAAGCAATTAAAATAATGAATGAATATTTTAACGAAATAAAAACAGAATAA